CGGCAACCTTCTCGGCGTCGACAACGACGGTGACATGCCCGGCGAACGCGAACGCTTCGTCTACCTCGCCGAGGGCAGCGACACCGGCTGGCGCACTTACTGGCAGTATCGTAAATCCAACTACAACCCGTGGCAGCACGAAGGTCTCGAGAAACCGCCCCACGCCGGCCAGCCCGCCTACCTCTTTCCGCCGCTCTCGCTCTACTACGACGGCCCCGCCGGTTTCGCCTTCAACCCCGGCACCGCCCTCTCCCCCACCTACCGCGACTACTTTTTCCTCTCCGCCTTCCCTTCCCGCCAGCTCTACGCGTTCCAGGTCGAGCCCGACGGCGCCGCCTTCCGCATGATCAACTCCCACACCGCCGCCTCCGGCGTGCTCATGGTGGGACTTGCCTTCGGTCCCGACGGCAAACTCTACGCCGCCGATTGGTCCTCCGACGGTTACGCCATGAACGAAAACGGCGCCGTCTGGACGATCGACGATCCAGCCTACGCCGACTCGGACCTGCGCCGCGAAACCGCCACCCTTCTCGCCCGCGATTGGACCCGCGTCTCTCTCACCGAACTCCCGGCCCACCTCGCCCACGCCGATCAACGCGTGCGTTTGAAGGCCCAGTTCGAACTCGCACGACAGCAGGCCGACGACGTTCTCCTCAACGTCGCCGTCGACCATCATCAGCCGCAACTTGCCCGCCTGCACGCCATCTGGGGCATCGGACAATGCCTCCGTTCGGGGAAGTGGGGCCTCACCCCGGGCGCGTTCTCCATCCTCTGCATCGACCCCGATCCGGAGGTGCGCGCCCAGACCGCCAAGATCCTCGGCGAAATCAAAACCGACACCCGGCCATCGTCCACCGATCTGCTCCACATCCTCGTCCGCGATCCCGCCGACCGACCGCGCTTCTTCGCCGCCATCGCGCTGGGCCGCACCGGCCGCCCCGACGCCGTGCCGCTCCTCCTAGATTACCTGCGGCAGGATGGCGCCGATCCCTATCACCGCCACGCCGCCGTGATGGGCCTCGCGGGCTGTGCCACACCCGCGCAACTCGCCACCCTCGCCACCGACGCCGATGTGCACGTGCGCCTCGGCGCCGTGGTCGCCCTGCGGCGCCAAGCTTCACCCCTCGTCGCCGACTTCCTGGCCGATCCCGATCCGCTGGTCGTCGCCGAAGCCGCCCTCGCCATCTACGACGACAGCGCCATCCCCGCCGCGTGGCCCGCACTCGCCGCCCTGCTCGACCACCGCGAGCGCCCGCAACTCGAACGCAGCACCCGCCGCGCCCTCGCCACCGCCCAACGCCTGCGCGACGCCACCAACGCCACCCGCGTCGCCACCTACGCCACCGACTCAAACCAGCCCCTCCCGCTCCGTCACTACGCTCTCACCCTGCTGCAGGACTGGGCCGAACCCGCCCGCCTCGATTCCGTGCAAGGGGCCTACCGCGCCTTGCCAGCCGTCGACGCCACCACCCTCGCCACCGCCGTTGCCCCAAGTCTTCGCACGCTCGCCACGACCCCCGATCCCGAACTCGCCCGCGCCGCGTGGGATGCTGCCACGGCCTTCGGCATCGAACCCAACGTCGCCGACCTGCGCCTGATCGTGCAACAGGACACGCCGCTCGCCGCCGACGCCCTGCGTATCCTCACCGCCACTACCGCCACCAACAACCTCGCCGACCTCGCGACCACCGCACTCGACTCCGCTCACCCACCCGTGCGCGCCGCCGCCCTGCGCGCTCTGGCGCAGGCCGATCCCGCCGCCGCCAACCACTACTTTGAAACTCACGCGACCGCGCTCCCCGCGCCCGTCACGCGCGCGGCGTTGGAGGTGATTCCGTCAACCACCGCCCTGCGCGACCTCACGACCGCGTTGCGCGATGACACGCTGCCGCCGGATCTCGCGCTCGACGTTCTCCTCGCCGCGCAAGCCTCCGCCGACGCCACCGTGCAAGCCACGCTCGCAGCGTATCAGAATTCCAAGGACGCCACCGATCCACTCGCGCCTTATCGCGAAACCCTGCACGGCGGCGACCCCGCCGCCGGAGCCGAAGTGTTCCGCACCTCCGTGACCGCGCAATGCACGCTCTGTCACCGCGTCGAAGGCCCCGGCAGCAACGTTGGTCCCGCTCTCGCACGCATCGGTCAAAAACGTTCGCCGGAATACCTGCTGCGCGCCCTCGTCGCTCCTGGGGCGGATGTCGCACTCGGATTTGGCTTCACCTCGCTCACCTTGCAAAACGGCGAAGTCGTCGGTGGCACCCTGCTCGCCGAAACCGCCGAAGCCGTGACGATGAAACTCGCCGACAATACCGAGCGCATCGTCCCGCTCGCCGACATCGCCGCCCGCACGCCGCTCATGTCGTCCATGCCACCGATGGGCCAGATCATGACGCGCCCCCAGCTGCGCGACCTCCTCGCCTACCTGCAGTCGCTGCAATAAAGGAGGTGTCTCCGCTGTAGCCGGGTTCGCTGAGCCCGGTCCTCCACCCCTCCCACGCTCCGGGCTCACCGAGCCCGTCTACAGCGACCCTTTCCTCCGAGCCTCACTTCGCATCGCGCGTCGCGTCGTGCTCCGTTTGCAGCGCGTGCAACTGCTCGATGATCCCCGCCAAACGCTCGCCCGCCGGCGTGAGATGATACTCCACATGCAGAGTCGTCGCCTCCGATAGGTCACGCCGCACGATCAATCCATACTCCAACAACCGGCGCAGTCGCTCATTCAGGATCTTCGTCGAGATGCCCGGAATGTAGCGCTCCAGTTTGCCCGGTCGCACCACGCCGCGTTGCAGCGCGCCCACCACCGCGGCCGACCATTTGCACCCCACCACATCTTCCAGACTACGGTAGGCGTTTCGTTCTTTAAGACTGAGGTGTGGGGTAGGCATGGACCGGCGAGGGTAGCAACTGCTTCGGCCACTGCCTAGCCCGCACTTTTTGGTAAGGGGGAGGCACCACTTTGTGCCCAATTCACGCCGCCCCCGTTCCGCGTTAAGGTGGGTCCATCGGCACGCCAGTCCGGCGGCCTCAATCCAACAAACCAGGAAACACCTCCCATGAAATCCTCCGCCAAGTTCTACCACGCCGGTTGCCCGGTCTGCATCGAAGCCCAAACCGTCGTCGAGTCCTACCTCGATACCACCAAGACCGATCTCGAAATCGTGCACCTCGGTGAGGCCGCCGAACGCCTCCCGGAAGCCGAAGCCGCCGGCGTCGTTTCGGTGCCCGCGCTCTTCGTTGATGGTCGTGTCCTGCACCTCA
This portion of the Actomonas aquatica genome encodes:
- a CDS encoding HEAT repeat domain-containing protein gives rise to the protein MSSRRLTPFLLAVATAATTLSAAPPASPNLEFTEFAREPMVRNVVAVSVDEQGRVYATSVVRRQAADLDIRRFTEWIETDLSLTSVDAKRDFFQSQLTPANSATFAERFEDTNGDGSYDFADLNLLADTISRLEDTDGDGVADRVTKFNATENTHITGIAAGLAAWDHSLYVAVEPDLIRLTDTDGDDRPDTRDVLAHGFSNHIGYGGHNFSGATIGPDGRIYAAVADRGMNVTAFDGSRHANPHSGAIVRAELDGSGFEIYATGIRNVQEPAFDAHGNLLGVDNDGDMPGERERFVYLAEGSDTGWRTYWQYRKSNYNPWQHEGLEKPPHAGQPAYLFPPLSLYYDGPAGFAFNPGTALSPTYRDYFFLSAFPSRQLYAFQVEPDGAAFRMINSHTAASGVLMVGLAFGPDGKLYAADWSSDGYAMNENGAVWTIDDPAYADSDLRRETATLLARDWTRVSLTELPAHLAHADQRVRLKAQFELARQQADDVLLNVAVDHHQPQLARLHAIWGIGQCLRSGKWGLTPGAFSILCIDPDPEVRAQTAKILGEIKTDTRPSSTDLLHILVRDPADRPRFFAAIALGRTGRPDAVPLLLDYLRQDGADPYHRHAAVMGLAGCATPAQLATLATDADVHVRLGAVVALRRQASPLVADFLADPDPLVVAEAALAIYDDSAIPAAWPALAALLDHRERPQLERSTRRALATAQRLRDATNATRVATYATDSNQPLPLRHYALTLLQDWAEPARLDSVQGAYRALPAVDATTLATAVAPSLRTLATTPDPELARAAWDAATAFGIEPNVADLRLIVQQDTPLAADALRILTATTATNNLADLATTALDSAHPPVRAAALRALAQADPAAANHYFETHATALPAPVTRAALEVIPSTTALRDLTTALRDDTLPPDLALDVLLAAQASADATVQATLAAYQNSKDATDPLAPYRETLHGGDPAAGAEVFRTSVTAQCTLCHRVEGPGSNVGPALARIGQKRSPEYLLRALVAPGADVALGFGFTSLTLQNGEVVGGTLLAETAEAVTMKLADNTERIVPLADIAARTPLMSSMPPMGQIMTRPQLRDLLAYLQSLQ
- a CDS encoding winged helix-turn-helix transcriptional regulator; translated protein: MPTPHLSLKERNAYRSLEDVVGCKWSAAVVGALQRGVVRPGKLERYIPGISTKILNERLRRLLEYGLIVRRDLSEATTLHVEYHLTPAGERLAGIIEQLHALQTEHDATRDAK
- a CDS encoding thioredoxin family protein: MKSSAKFYHAGCPVCIEAQTVVESYLDTTKTDLEIVHLGEAAERLPEAEAAGVVSVPALFVDGRVLHLNHGADLTALK